In Sphingomonas sp. PAMC26645, one DNA window encodes the following:
- a CDS encoding GlsB/YeaQ/YmgE family stress response membrane protein, protein MNLIILLVVGGLIGWVASMIMRTDAQQGIFLNIVVGIVGALLAGFLITPLIGGASIMDGALNIQSILISLVGAVILLAIVNMFRRGTVR, encoded by the coding sequence ATGAACCTCATCATTCTTCTCGTCGTCGGCGGGCTCATCGGTTGGGTCGCCAGCATGATCATGCGTACCGATGCGCAGCAGGGCATCTTCCTCAACATCGTCGTCGGCATCGTCGGCGCGTTGCTGGCCGGCTTCCTGATCACGCCGCTGATCGGTGGTGCATCGATCATGGACGGCGCGCTCAACATCCAGTCGATCCTGATCTCGCTGGTCGGCGCGGTGATCCTGCTCGCGATCGTCAACATGTTTCGTCGCGGTACGGTTCGCTGA
- a CDS encoding general stress protein has translation MTKTLTRLFDDYSDAKSALNDLERLGVPHDSISIVANNADGAHGDHDTSLDDVNDRGDVSRGVSTGAAVGGVGGLLAGLGLLAIPGLGPIVAAGWLASTVVGAGIGAAGGAATGTIVGALKDAGHTDDEAHVYSEGVRRGGTLLSARVDDSLATEAEAVLDRHRSVDATTRGAAYRQDGWTRFDEAAPAYTRDEVVAERGRYGSVSSTNASTY, from the coding sequence ATGACCAAGACCCTTACCCGCCTGTTCGACGATTATTCGGATGCTAAGTCTGCCCTGAACGATCTCGAGCGTCTCGGCGTGCCGCACGACTCGATCAGCATCGTCGCCAACAACGCCGATGGCGCGCATGGCGATCACGACACGTCGCTGGACGACGTCAACGATCGTGGCGATGTCAGCCGCGGTGTCTCGACCGGTGCTGCCGTCGGCGGCGTCGGCGGCCTGCTCGCCGGTCTCGGCCTGCTAGCGATCCCGGGCCTGGGGCCGATCGTCGCCGCCGGCTGGCTCGCGTCGACCGTCGTCGGTGCCGGTATCGGTGCAGCGGGCGGTGCTGCAACCGGCACGATCGTCGGCGCACTGAAGGACGCCGGTCACACCGATGACGAGGCACATGTTTATTCGGAAGGCGTCCGTCGCGGCGGCACGTTGCTCAGCGCACGCGTCGACGACAGCCTCGCGACCGAGGCCGAAGCGGTTCTCGATCGTCATCGCTCGGTCGACGCGACGACCCGCGGTGCAGCGTATCGCCAGGACGGCTGGACGCGCTTCGACGAGGCAGCGCCCGCGTACACGCGCGACGAAGTCGTTGCCGAGCGTGGCCGCTATGGTTCGGTATCGTCGACGAACGCGTCGACCTACTAA
- a CDS encoding DcaP family trimeric outer membrane transporter has product MAFTKRLALTALLAGTALVPGMAQAQTAREVELETRLKALEAAVQDLRGELNAARATAATASQPAAPATSTSAPTAVASAPNDLHPSAPMGPTAPTALAEAKAPGAAPSTDGFKVAGTTVKLNGFIKTWASVSRYSGGNIAPESVGRDFYFPSMTPVGGRNEGNSVEAHAKQTRIVLGTETPIAGHTLKGLLEVDFQVVPGTQGNQRVVNGYNPGLRRAFFTFDNWLFGQEWTNFQYIGALPETTDFIGPSEGTVFVRQAQIRYTRKLNDTLSLSVAAENPETASTSLASATIVENADDRLPDVTARLNYKTAFGEFSLAGLARQLTIDTGALKDSATGWGVSFAGKVPLDAKGRSDIRFMVTHGDGIGRYVGLDLAPDAVFVPVVGARLYTPSLTAGFAALKLGWTDKLRSTFIGSVQSIDYPTGGEPVGASDSAWSASANLFYSPIKNIDLGVEFRHAERELVDGQVGKMDRGELAARYSF; this is encoded by the coding sequence ATGGCGTTTACGAAACGGCTGGCCTTGACGGCCTTGTTGGCTGGTACCGCGCTGGTGCCGGGCATGGCGCAGGCGCAGACCGCGCGTGAGGTCGAACTCGAGACGCGGTTGAAGGCGCTGGAGGCGGCTGTGCAGGATCTGCGCGGCGAGCTGAACGCCGCGCGGGCGACGGCAGCGACCGCGTCCCAGCCTGCTGCTCCGGCGACATCGACCTCCGCACCGACCGCGGTCGCGTCCGCGCCGAACGATCTGCATCCGTCCGCGCCGATGGGCCCGACCGCGCCGACCGCGCTCGCCGAAGCGAAGGCACCAGGCGCGGCGCCGTCCACCGACGGGTTCAAGGTCGCCGGGACGACGGTCAAGTTGAACGGCTTCATCAAGACCTGGGCATCGGTCAGCCGCTACAGCGGCGGCAACATCGCGCCGGAATCGGTCGGTCGCGACTTCTATTTCCCGAGCATGACTCCGGTCGGCGGCCGCAACGAAGGCAACAGCGTCGAGGCGCATGCCAAGCAGACGCGCATCGTACTGGGCACCGAAACGCCGATCGCCGGGCATACGCTGAAGGGCCTGCTCGAAGTCGATTTCCAGGTCGTGCCGGGGACCCAAGGCAACCAGCGCGTCGTCAACGGTTACAACCCGGGTTTACGCCGTGCGTTCTTCACGTTCGACAATTGGCTGTTCGGGCAGGAGTGGACCAACTTCCAGTATATCGGTGCCCTGCCCGAGACGACCGACTTCATCGGACCGTCGGAGGGCACCGTGTTCGTCCGCCAGGCGCAGATCCGCTATACGCGCAAGCTCAACGACACGCTGTCGCTGTCAGTCGCGGCCGAAAACCCGGAGACGGCATCGACCAGTCTGGCTTCGGCGACGATCGTCGAGAATGCCGACGATCGCCTGCCCGACGTCACCGCGCGCCTCAACTACAAGACCGCGTTCGGCGAGTTCTCGCTGGCCGGCCTCGCGCGCCAGCTAACGATCGATACGGGTGCGCTCAAGGACAGCGCCACCGGCTGGGGTGTATCGTTCGCGGGCAAGGTGCCGCTCGACGCCAAGGGCCGCTCGGACATCCGCTTCATGGTCACGCATGGCGACGGGATCGGCCGTTATGTCGGCCTCGATCTCGCCCCCGACGCGGTGTTCGTGCCGGTAGTCGGCGCGCGGCTGTATACGCCGAGCCTGACCGCAGGGTTCGCGGCGTTGAAGCTCGGCTGGACCGACAAGCTGCGCTCGACCTTCATCGGTAGCGTCCAGTCGATCGACTATCCGACCGGCGGCGAGCCCGTCGGCGCGAGCGACTCGGCGTGGAGCGCGTCCGCCAACCTGTTCTACTCGCCGATCAAGAACATCGATCTCGGCGTCGAATTCCGTCACGCCGAGCGCGAACTGGTCGACGGGCAGGTCGGCAAGATGGACCGCGGCGAGCTTGCGGCGCGGTACTCGTTCTAA
- the acs gene encoding acetate--CoA ligase, which produces MTEASYPVPAEWAKDALIDAAAYDRMYAEAATDPDAFWAKEAKRLDWIVPPTKIKDTSFDESDFHIRWFEDGQLNVAANCVDRHADARPDATAILWEGDDPADDRKISYAELRDEVSKLGNALKAKGVKKGDRVTIYLPMIPEAAFAMLACARIGAIHSVVFGGFSPESLCNRIHDCDSRIVITADEGLRGGKTVPLKANVDAALDHGDLAVETVIVVRRTGGKVTMTEGRDCWYSECVEGQSTDCAPEPMNAEDPLFILYTSGSTGQPKGVLHSTGGYLVWASMTHEYVFNYRPGEIFWCAADVGWVTGHTYSLYGALANGATTVMFEGVPNYPDHSRFWQIVDKYQVNILYTAPTALRSLMREGDDWVTRTSRKSLRLLGSVGEPINPEAWNWYHNVVGDGRCPIVDTWWQTETGGHMISPLPGATALKPGSATKPLFGVLPELVDADGKVLEGAVEGNLVIADSWPGQMRTVWNDHERFFQTYFSTYPGKYFTGDGCRRDEDGYYWITGRVDDVINVSGHRMGTAEVESALVAHSKVAEAAVVGMPHDVKGQGIYAYVTLNANAEPSEELRKELVQWVRREIGPIATPDILQFAPALPKTRSGKIMRRILRKIAENQLDQLGDTSTLADPAVVDALIAGREEAAPVPA; this is translated from the coding sequence ATGACCGAGGCCAGCTATCCCGTCCCCGCGGAATGGGCGAAGGACGCCCTGATCGACGCCGCCGCCTATGACCGGATGTATGCCGAGGCCGCGACCGATCCCGACGCGTTCTGGGCGAAGGAGGCCAAGCGCCTCGACTGGATCGTGCCGCCGACCAAGATCAAGGATACCTCGTTCGACGAGAGCGACTTCCACATCCGCTGGTTCGAGGACGGTCAGCTCAACGTCGCCGCCAACTGCGTCGATCGCCACGCCGACGCTCGCCCCGACGCGACCGCGATCCTTTGGGAAGGCGACGACCCCGCCGACGACCGCAAGATCAGCTACGCCGAACTCCGCGATGAGGTCTCGAAGCTCGGCAATGCGCTGAAGGCGAAGGGCGTCAAGAAGGGCGACCGCGTCACCATCTACCTGCCGATGATCCCCGAGGCGGCGTTCGCGATGCTCGCCTGCGCGCGGATCGGCGCGATCCATTCGGTGGTGTTCGGCGGCTTCTCGCCCGAGAGCCTGTGCAACCGCATCCACGACTGCGACAGCCGCATCGTCATCACCGCCGACGAGGGTCTGCGTGGCGGCAAGACCGTGCCGCTGAAGGCCAATGTCGACGCCGCGCTCGACCACGGCGATCTCGCGGTCGAGACCGTCATCGTCGTCCGTCGCACCGGCGGCAAGGTCACGATGACCGAAGGCCGCGACTGCTGGTATTCGGAGTGCGTCGAGGGACAGTCGACCGACTGCGCACCCGAGCCGATGAACGCCGAGGACCCGTTGTTCATCCTCTACACCAGCGGCTCGACCGGCCAGCCCAAGGGCGTACTCCACTCGACCGGCGGCTATCTGGTGTGGGCGTCGATGACGCACGAATACGTCTTCAACTACCGCCCCGGCGAGATCTTCTGGTGCGCGGCGGATGTCGGCTGGGTCACCGGCCACACCTATTCGCTGTACGGCGCGCTCGCCAACGGCGCGACCACCGTGATGTTCGAGGGCGTGCCCAACTACCCCGATCACAGCCGCTTCTGGCAGATCGTCGACAAATACCAGGTCAACATCCTCTACACCGCACCGACCGCACTGCGTTCGCTGATGCGCGAGGGCGACGACTGGGTGACGCGCACCAGCCGCAAGTCGCTGCGCCTGCTCGGCTCGGTCGGCGAACCGATCAATCCCGAGGCGTGGAACTGGTATCACAATGTCGTCGGCGACGGCCGCTGCCCGATCGTCGACACCTGGTGGCAGACCGAGACGGGTGGCCACATGATCTCGCCACTGCCCGGTGCGACCGCACTCAAGCCCGGGAGCGCGACCAAGCCGCTATTCGGCGTGCTTCCGGAACTGGTCGATGCCGACGGGAAAGTCCTTGAGGGCGCGGTCGAGGGCAACCTCGTCATCGCCGACAGCTGGCCCGGCCAGATGCGCACCGTGTGGAACGATCACGAGCGCTTTTTCCAGACCTATTTCTCGACCTATCCCGGCAAGTATTTCACCGGCGACGGCTGCCGCCGCGACGAGGACGGTTATTACTGGATCACCGGCCGCGTCGACGACGTCATCAACGTCAGCGGCCACCGCATGGGCACCGCCGAAGTCGAGAGCGCCCTCGTCGCGCATTCGAAGGTCGCCGAAGCCGCGGTCGTCGGCATGCCGCACGACGTGAAGGGCCAGGGCATCTACGCCTACGTCACGCTCAACGCGAACGCCGAGCCGAGCGAGGAGCTGCGCAAGGAACTCGTCCAATGGGTCCGCCGCGAGATCGGCCCGATCGCGACCCCCGACATTCTCCAGTTCGCGCCGGCGCTCCCGAAAACGCGCTCGGGGAAGATCATGCGCCGCATCCTGCGGAAGATCGCGGAGAACCAGCTCGACCAGCTCGGCGACACCTCGACGCTCGCCGATCCCGCGGTCGTCGACGCGCTGATCGCGGGTCGCGAGGAGGCCGCTCCCGTACCGGCATGA
- a CDS encoding helix-turn-helix transcriptional regulator, whose product MTKTNGKPLHAPTLHHLEQLMTGLLEGVILMDPTGMILSANPAALQMHGVKALADLGETADDYAARFRLRYRDGRKLPRREYPLMRLLAGESFPDLIVEVSAPDADEPRWVHQVRDIVMDEDGGDPDCLGMVINDVSERFDAEDRFQAMFHANPAPALIMRVADQRYVLVNQGFLDLSGYDRDQIVGKTLFDLDFLAEVERKPFVKERVAAGKTVPQLEAELPLAGGDKTLVILAGQPIELANEDCLLFTFADLEPRRRAQLALQASERHFASVFEMAPVAMVITKGDENRIVQVNAAFKSLTGYTDHAVVDRIADDLQLWNDAAQRVALETEIRERNGIRGHDVRLLHKNGETLDCLVSAERISVDGTPCVLWLYQDITARRRGELELVEAIDAVMKDANWLSRSIMDKLATLRNPRAGSGVTPPTTELSKREREVLELICQDLDDAAIATRLDLSRNTVRNHVARLYAKIGVNRRSAAIVWAHERGVGA is encoded by the coding sequence ATGACCAAGACCAACGGCAAGCCGCTTCATGCCCCGACGCTGCATCACCTGGAACAGCTCATGACCGGGTTGCTCGAAGGCGTGATCCTGATGGATCCGACCGGCATGATCCTCAGCGCGAACCCGGCTGCGTTGCAGATGCACGGGGTGAAGGCGTTGGCCGACCTGGGCGAGACTGCGGACGATTACGCGGCGCGCTTTCGGCTGCGGTACCGTGACGGTCGCAAGCTGCCGCGCCGCGAATATCCGTTGATGCGGCTGCTCGCCGGCGAAAGCTTTCCCGACCTGATCGTCGAGGTCTCGGCACCGGATGCGGACGAGCCGCGCTGGGTGCATCAGGTCCGCGACATCGTCATGGACGAGGATGGCGGCGATCCCGATTGCCTGGGGATGGTCATCAACGACGTCTCCGAACGGTTCGATGCGGAGGACCGGTTCCAGGCGATGTTCCATGCGAACCCCGCCCCTGCCCTGATCATGCGGGTCGCCGACCAGCGCTATGTCCTGGTCAACCAGGGGTTCCTCGACCTGTCCGGCTACGACCGCGACCAGATCGTCGGCAAGACGCTGTTCGATCTCGACTTCCTCGCCGAGGTCGAGCGCAAGCCGTTCGTCAAGGAAAGGGTGGCGGCCGGCAAGACCGTGCCACAACTGGAGGCGGAACTGCCGCTCGCGGGGGGCGACAAGACGCTGGTCATCCTCGCCGGCCAACCGATCGAACTCGCCAACGAAGACTGCCTGTTGTTCACCTTCGCCGACCTAGAACCCCGACGGCGCGCGCAACTGGCGTTGCAGGCGAGCGAACGGCATTTCGCATCGGTGTTCGAGATGGCGCCCGTCGCGATGGTCATCACCAAGGGCGACGAGAACCGCATCGTGCAGGTCAACGCCGCGTTCAAGAGCCTCACCGGCTACACCGATCATGCAGTCGTCGACCGGATCGCCGACGATCTCCAGCTGTGGAACGACGCCGCACAGCGGGTGGCGCTGGAAACCGAAATCCGCGAGCGGAACGGTATTCGCGGCCACGATGTCCGCCTGCTGCACAAGAACGGCGAAACGCTGGACTGCCTCGTCTCCGCCGAACGGATCAGCGTCGACGGCACGCCCTGCGTCCTGTGGCTGTACCAGGACATCACGGCGCGCCGCCGCGGTGAACTCGAACTGGTCGAGGCGATCGACGCAGTGATGAAGGACGCCAACTGGCTCAGCCGGTCGATCATGGACAAGCTGGCGACACTGCGAAATCCACGCGCCGGCTCGGGTGTCACGCCCCCCACCACCGAACTCAGCAAGCGCGAGCGCGAGGTGCTCGAACTCATCTGCCAGGACCTCGACGATGCGGCGATCGCCACCCGGCTCGACCTATCGCGCAACACGGTGCGCAACCATGTCGCGCGGCTTTACGCGAAGATCGGCGTCAACCGACGCAGCGCCGCGATCGTGTGGGCGCACGAACGCGGCGTCGGGGCGTAA
- a CDS encoding response regulator transcription factor: MTRTILIADDHPLFRQALKLAVSRAAPDAVVIEAGQLCEAVDAVRGAERLDLILLDLRMPGSEGFAGVALLHAERPDTPIMVISSADEAEAAPRARAYGAVGFVSKTADLATLENAVARALAGERDAPTEGAPVDEMSARVASLTPTELKVLLGVLAGRLNKQVAFDLGISEGTVKGHMTAILRKLGVQNRTQAVLAARAMDIHFAD; this comes from the coding sequence ATGACCCGCACGATCCTCATCGCCGACGACCACCCGCTGTTCCGCCAGGCGCTCAAACTGGCGGTCAGCCGCGCCGCGCCCGACGCAGTGGTGATCGAGGCGGGGCAGCTCTGCGAAGCGGTCGATGCGGTGCGGGGGGCGGAACGGCTCGACCTGATCCTCCTCGACCTGCGCATGCCGGGGTCTGAAGGCTTTGCCGGCGTCGCGCTCCTCCACGCCGAACGCCCCGACACGCCGATCATGGTGATCTCCTCGGCCGACGAAGCCGAGGCGGCACCGCGTGCGCGGGCGTATGGCGCCGTCGGCTTTGTCTCGAAAACCGCCGACCTCGCCACCTTGGAAAACGCCGTAGCCCGAGCCCTGGCCGGCGAACGAGACGCGCCAACCGAAGGCGCCCCTGTCGACGAAATGTCCGCGCGCGTCGCAAGCCTCACCCCAACCGAACTCAAGGTCCTGCTCGGCGTGCTGGCCGGTCGCCTGAACAAGCAAGTCGCCTTCGACCTAGGCATCTCCGAAGGCACAGTAAAAGGTCACATGACCGCCATCCTCCGCAAACTCGGCGTCCAGAACCGCACGCAAGCCGTACTCGCGGCAAGAGCGATGGACATACATTTCGCCGATTAG
- a CDS encoding MFS transporter codes for MATTTGDASPLGHVKQSQPLIIIASSLGAVFEWYDFYLYGLLATIITAQFFSGVNETTGFIFALAAFAAGFAVRPFGALVFGRIGDVVGRKNTFLVTMAIMGLSTFLVGLLPSYASVGVAAPIALVVLRLLQGLALGGEYGGAATYVAEHAPDKKRGLFTSFIQTTASLGLFAALLIVIGVRTLVGEEAFAAWGWRIPFIVSIALLAVSLWIRMQLEESPVFQKMKDEGKTSKAPLTEAFGQWSNLKVVLIALFGAVVGQGVIFYTSQFYALFFLEKNLRVDGPTTNILIAIALLIATPAFIFFGWLSDKIGRKYIILTGCALAALTYMPLFHALSKAANPALYAAQANSPVSVVANPDECSVQFDPVGKNKFDSSSCDIAKAYLAKAGISYANVIAPAGTVAQIHIGGTTIPVVNPAVVSGPDKAAAIKAFGAEVKTALTAVGYPEKADPAQINKPMVIAILVLLVLYVTMVYGPIAALLVELFPTRIRYTSMSLPYHIGNGWFGGFLPTAAFAMVAATGDIYYGLWYPIVACAVTVLVGLVFLPETFRRSLHG; via the coding sequence ATGGCGACTACAACAGGGGATGCTTCGCCCCTCGGGCACGTGAAGCAGAGCCAGCCGCTCATCATCATCGCGTCGTCGCTCGGCGCGGTGTTCGAATGGTATGATTTCTACCTCTACGGCCTGCTGGCGACGATCATCACCGCGCAGTTCTTCTCGGGCGTCAACGAGACTACCGGGTTCATCTTCGCGCTCGCGGCGTTCGCGGCCGGGTTCGCGGTGCGGCCGTTCGGTGCGCTGGTGTTCGGGCGGATCGGCGATGTCGTCGGGCGCAAGAACACGTTCCTCGTGACAATGGCGATCATGGGCCTGTCGACCTTCCTGGTCGGCCTGCTGCCAAGCTACGCCTCGGTCGGCGTCGCCGCGCCGATCGCGCTCGTCGTGTTGCGCCTGTTGCAGGGCCTCGCGCTCGGCGGCGAATATGGTGGCGCTGCGACCTATGTCGCCGAGCACGCGCCCGACAAGAAGCGCGGGCTGTTCACCAGCTTCATCCAGACCACCGCGTCGCTCGGGCTGTTCGCAGCGTTGCTGATCGTCATCGGCGTGCGTACGCTGGTCGGCGAAGAAGCATTCGCGGCCTGGGGCTGGCGTATCCCGTTCATCGTCTCGATCGCGCTGCTCGCGGTGTCGCTCTGGATCCGCATGCAGCTCGAAGAGAGCCCGGTGTTCCAGAAGATGAAGGACGAGGGCAAGACCTCGAAGGCGCCGCTGACCGAGGCGTTCGGGCAGTGGAGCAACCTCAAGGTCGTGCTGATCGCATTGTTCGGTGCGGTCGTCGGCCAGGGCGTCATCTTCTATACCAGCCAGTTCTACGCTTTGTTCTTCCTCGAGAAGAACCTGCGCGTCGACGGACCGACCACCAACATCCTGATCGCGATCGCACTCTTGATCGCGACGCCGGCGTTCATCTTCTTCGGCTGGCTATCGGACAAGATCGGGCGGAAATACATCATCCTTACCGGCTGCGCGCTTGCGGCACTGACGTACATGCCGCTGTTCCATGCACTGTCGAAGGCCGCCAACCCGGCGCTCTATGCGGCACAGGCGAATTCGCCGGTGAGCGTCGTCGCCAATCCCGACGAATGCTCTGTGCAGTTCGATCCGGTCGGCAAGAACAAGTTCGACAGTAGCTCGTGCGACATCGCCAAGGCGTATCTGGCGAAGGCTGGCATCTCCTATGCCAACGTGATCGCACCTGCAGGCACCGTCGCGCAGATCCACATCGGTGGCACGACCATCCCGGTCGTCAACCCCGCGGTCGTGTCTGGCCCTGACAAGGCGGCGGCGATCAAGGCGTTCGGTGCGGAAGTGAAGACCGCACTGACCGCAGTAGGATACCCCGAAAAGGCGGACCCGGCACAGATCAACAAGCCGATGGTCATCGCGATCCTCGTCCTGCTCGTGCTGTACGTGACGATGGTCTACGGGCCGATCGCCGCGCTGCTGGTCGAGCTGTTCCCGACGCGGATCCGCTACACTTCCATGTCGTTGCCTTATCATATCGGCAATGGCTGGTTCGGCGGGTTCCTGCCGACCGCGGCGTTCGCGATGGTCGCGGCGACGGGGGATATTTACTACGGCCTTTGGTATCCGATCGTCGCCTGCGCGGTGACGGTGCTGGTCGGGCTGGTGTTCCTGCCCGAGACGTTCCGTCGGTCGCTGCACGGCTAA